The Candidatus Krumholzibacteriia bacterium genome contains a region encoding:
- a CDS encoding efflux transporter outer membrane subunit: protein MWRRTLPALLLVALAFGCSLAPRYTRPELPSPEAWRDSIATPDTTIAETPWWELLGDEKLKELVEIALTENQDLKIAVERIEEARARYGFAKGDFYPHVDAGAAGGQLQASQGSLLHLPEGGALETHLYALEASASWELDFFGRVRNASAAEKAKMLAADQGRRAVVISLVADVGQAYVELRDLDRQLEIARQTLESRREYLDLARVRFEGGVTPEGDMRQAESEYQRIRIIIFELEKLISQKENQLSVLLGRMPASIARGRTVDALPVPPQIPAGLPSSLLDRRPDLREAEHQLIAANARIGEAKALLFPRISLTGSFGYASTEMDEFFVGANQSWNFLGQLLQPLFHGGQNRRRVQVTESQQRQAVYSYESTVIRAMREVEDALVSYHKAGEQRTAQQARVEAERRVLDLAESRYRGGVAPYLEVLDAQRSLFSAEIDEAETMRNHVVSLIQIYKALGGGWPQAAAPPAGSESGK from the coding sequence ATGTGGCGACGGACGCTGCCGGCTCTCCTGCTCGTGGCCCTGGCGTTCGGCTGCTCCTTGGCTCCCAGGTACACGCGCCCGGAGCTTCCTTCTCCCGAGGCGTGGCGCGACTCGATCGCCACCCCCGACACCACGATCGCCGAAACGCCCTGGTGGGAACTGCTTGGCGACGAGAAGTTGAAGGAGCTCGTCGAGATCGCCCTCACCGAGAATCAGGATCTCAAGATCGCGGTCGAGCGCATCGAGGAGGCCCGCGCCCGCTACGGCTTCGCGAAAGGCGACTTCTACCCCCATGTCGACGCCGGGGCCGCGGGGGGCCAGCTCCAGGCCAGCCAGGGCAGCTTGCTCCACCTTCCCGAGGGTGGGGCGCTCGAAACGCACCTCTACGCGCTCGAGGCCAGCGCTTCCTGGGAGCTCGATTTCTTCGGCCGCGTACGCAATGCGAGCGCCGCCGAGAAGGCCAAGATGCTGGCGGCCGATCAGGGACGCCGCGCCGTGGTCATCTCCCTCGTGGCCGACGTGGGGCAGGCCTACGTCGAGCTCCGGGATCTCGACCGGCAGCTGGAGATCGCGCGCCAGACCCTCGAATCGCGGCGGGAGTACCTGGATCTCGCTCGCGTGCGTTTCGAGGGCGGCGTCACCCCCGAGGGCGACATGCGGCAGGCGGAATCAGAGTACCAGCGCATCCGCATCATCATCTTCGAGCTGGAGAAGCTCATCTCCCAGAAGGAAAACCAGCTCTCCGTGCTGCTCGGGAGAATGCCCGCGTCGATCGCCCGCGGCCGCACCGTGGATGCCTTGCCGGTGCCGCCCCAGATCCCGGCGGGACTGCCCTCGAGCCTCCTCGATCGCCGGCCCGACCTGCGCGAAGCCGAGCACCAACTCATCGCCGCCAACGCCCGCATCGGTGAGGCCAAGGCGCTGCTCTTCCCGCGCATCTCGCTCACCGGCTCTTTCGGTTACGCGAGCACGGAGATGGACGAGTTCTTCGTCGGCGCCAACCAGTCGTGGAACTTCCTCGGCCAGCTGCTGCAACCGCTCTTCCATGGCGGACAGAATCGCCGGCGCGTGCAAGTCACCGAGTCCCAGCAACGCCAGGCGGTGTACTCCTACGAGAGCACCGTGATCCGCGCCATGCGCGAAGTGGAGGATGCTCTCGTCTCCTATCACAAAGCGGGGGAACAGCGCACCGCCCAACAGGCGCGGGTCGAGGCGGAGCGGCGGGTGCTCGATCTGGCGGAGTCGCGCTACCGAGGCGGCGTCGCGCCCTACCTCGAGGTGCTGGACGCGCAGCGCTCCCTCTTCTCTGCCGAGATCGACGAGGCGGAGACGATGCGCAACCACGTCGTCTCTCTTATCCAGATCTACAAGGCGCTCGGCGGTGGGTGGCCACAGGCGGCAGCGCCTCCGGCAGGATCGGAGTCCGGCAAGTAG
- a CDS encoding sigma 54-interacting transcriptional regulator, producing MPDQIIDSKYRVLDPLPRTGGRQRYLVSDLISGRMAVLETVALEGFERLQRRWSTYWQPILRERASRFARLSSFVPVTAVGAWDSGPYYVFESDDEDALQGRPLSRFPTAAQLQALFEDFHSANAAGDHVLNLRPESLCLHDEVLRVLPAAYILPHEMLARAGARSPYQPPELRHAGHLDATTDGFIAAGVLQACVDRLPGARPEAWRHLQGLLALEPWRRPGLASVLELLAGERSAEAAGTPEAPPRRSVDRLTELDLLPLPAATLWRPLLETLDASLAQMSEGTSVVLFLETPAGGPGLQELFLFLRESLALLTERPHVVRLEALTSWEPRDLAGHGPAVVLVPEYRPAETELLPLETLLAQDKVRPVVWVVGSKRGAAPPSEGESPPSLAEWLRARCDPEVHFLSQVVECPPAEMPAPPVSPASRHLLDLLSVLDTDGTGEMLRLALPQQEGELPEALAELERLGHVRSSLAAGGWWGQESQQVVRLLRPDALELRRNGLTAHRQEELHLLLSHLLAEGGPPTLGQRLMRFDHLFAGGSWDVAAAESSPLLQAVQRRGLVALLRRLQRKLVNSNLVQHLKAPQHLEVLRSLAQSEVERQHASEGLSYYERAAERLFALADEEGSVLDLHATSEMLLAHAELLDRHGDFDRSLELLQRFMERYGEELPTVDRGRLFTEMGFCEFRLTRYGAAEERCQLALNLLDPRRHLKEVAQLHNVLGLVRWRTSRYDEAEHYLSSSLALREKSGDRLAVARAYNNLGLLARARRRFSEALEYHRKSMEIRQELEDHAGVARGLVNLAWVHLEMKDLGRSEDLARRAAALSEQLGSRSSWASAKGLQGEIFLAQGRRVEARAALEEAVRLARDVSDVAELFMDLRKQASLELLEGNLLRAEELLQESEQYMSQAGSTLEEANWHRTQGHLRRAQEDRRGAAVSYEHAGNNLARLGDTPQAAESFQEAAQLYHESGVAARARELVVRTRQLLEREGALVPKALLDLEALVGEGELQPAVPAEGLPGAAALQRVCEAAASLEDAGQALERVLGEIRRCAAARCALLLDADGEVHRASALARELEQQGMHPSDWVRARPRLLARAQQTLLPLSSEDLQDEENAAPFYIIPVEARERRLGSIWLEWAEGTRLPGEEVRRAIRSMAHVLAMLLERDTLLPAAAARVEVMPAGAKRLGTTLDDIIGKSGKRQEMIAFIRNVRDLDETVLLLGENGTGKDVMARAIHDTSKRRAQPFVTMNCAAVPPGLWERELFGHDRGAFTDAHETRPGYFESAHHGTLLLDEIGDMPYEMQARFLRVLEDKSFQRLGVSESIRVDVRVIAATNRDLEGAMRTGRFREDLFHRLNVLSWTVPPLRDRREDIQDLALNFLDRQARAQQRGSKRLSGEAQRVLMQYTWPGNIRELQNAMKRCYALSANDVIVPEDLPPDIVKGADGTEIAGPLDMEAVARWVLEHASYSKDDPLLDRLEREIARQLVDRVKVIAQAGRLLGLSRPTLYAKLRR from the coding sequence ATGCCCGACCAGATCATCGATTCCAAATACCGCGTTCTCGACCCCCTGCCCCGGACGGGAGGACGGCAGCGCTACCTGGTGAGCGACCTCATCAGCGGGCGCATGGCGGTGCTGGAGACCGTGGCGCTGGAAGGCTTCGAACGCCTGCAGCGCCGGTGGTCGACCTACTGGCAGCCGATCTTGCGGGAGCGGGCGTCTCGCTTCGCCCGCCTCTCGAGCTTCGTTCCGGTGACCGCGGTCGGCGCCTGGGATTCGGGGCCGTACTACGTCTTCGAGAGCGACGACGAGGACGCGCTGCAAGGCCGGCCGCTCTCCCGTTTCCCCACGGCCGCGCAACTCCAAGCGCTGTTCGAAGACTTCCACAGTGCCAACGCCGCGGGCGACCACGTCCTCAACCTGCGGCCCGAATCGCTGTGCTTGCACGACGAAGTGCTCCGCGTCCTGCCGGCGGCGTACATCCTGCCGCACGAGATGCTGGCTCGAGCCGGCGCCCGCTCGCCTTATCAGCCACCCGAGCTGCGTCACGCCGGTCATCTGGATGCGACCACGGACGGATTCATCGCCGCCGGAGTGCTGCAGGCTTGTGTCGATCGCCTCCCCGGGGCAAGACCGGAAGCCTGGCGGCACCTGCAAGGGCTCCTCGCGCTCGAGCCCTGGCGGCGTCCCGGATTGGCCTCGGTGTTGGAGCTCCTGGCGGGAGAGAGAAGCGCGGAAGCAGCGGGGACGCCGGAGGCCCCACCCCGACGGAGTGTGGATCGGCTCACCGAGCTCGATCTTTTGCCCCTGCCTGCTGCCACCTTGTGGCGCCCGCTGCTCGAGACTCTCGACGCCAGCTTGGCACAGATGTCGGAAGGCACGAGCGTCGTGCTCTTCCTCGAAACCCCCGCGGGAGGCCCGGGGCTGCAGGAGCTCTTCTTGTTCCTGCGCGAGAGTCTGGCGCTGCTCACGGAGAGGCCGCACGTCGTGCGGCTCGAAGCACTGACCTCCTGGGAACCTCGCGACCTCGCGGGGCACGGCCCCGCCGTCGTCCTGGTGCCGGAATACCGCCCGGCGGAAACCGAGCTGCTGCCTCTGGAGACGCTCCTCGCCCAGGACAAGGTGCGTCCGGTCGTCTGGGTCGTGGGTTCCAAGCGCGGCGCGGCGCCGCCATCGGAAGGCGAGAGCCCTCCGAGCCTGGCGGAGTGGTTGCGCGCCCGCTGTGACCCGGAGGTCCACTTCCTTTCCCAGGTGGTGGAGTGCCCGCCGGCGGAGATGCCGGCGCCGCCGGTGTCGCCGGCTTCCCGGCATTTGCTGGATCTGCTCAGCGTTCTCGACACCGACGGGACGGGCGAGATGTTGCGCCTGGCGCTGCCGCAGCAGGAGGGCGAGCTGCCCGAAGCCCTCGCCGAACTCGAGCGCCTCGGACACGTGCGGTCCTCTCTCGCGGCGGGCGGCTGGTGGGGCCAGGAGTCCCAGCAGGTGGTGCGGTTGCTGCGGCCGGACGCTCTCGAGCTGCGACGGAACGGTCTCACCGCGCACCGTCAAGAGGAGCTGCACCTGTTGTTGTCGCACCTTCTCGCCGAAGGCGGTCCGCCGACCCTGGGGCAGCGACTCATGCGTTTCGACCACCTCTTCGCCGGCGGCAGCTGGGACGTCGCAGCCGCGGAGAGCAGCCCGTTGCTGCAGGCCGTGCAACGGCGCGGTTTGGTGGCGCTGCTGCGCCGGCTGCAGCGCAAGCTGGTGAACTCGAACCTGGTGCAACACCTGAAGGCGCCGCAGCATCTCGAGGTGTTGCGCAGCCTCGCCCAGTCCGAGGTGGAGCGGCAGCACGCGAGCGAAGGTTTGAGCTACTACGAGCGGGCGGCCGAGAGGCTCTTCGCGCTGGCGGACGAAGAAGGGTCGGTGCTGGATCTCCACGCCACCAGCGAGATGCTGCTGGCGCACGCGGAGCTGCTGGACCGTCATGGCGACTTCGATCGTTCCCTGGAGCTCCTGCAACGCTTCATGGAGCGCTACGGCGAAGAGCTCCCCACCGTCGATCGTGGCCGCCTGTTCACCGAAATGGGCTTCTGCGAGTTCCGCCTCACGCGGTACGGGGCCGCCGAGGAGCGTTGCCAGCTGGCGTTGAACCTCCTCGACCCCCGCCGCCACCTCAAGGAGGTGGCACAACTCCACAACGTTCTCGGTTTGGTGCGCTGGCGCACCAGCCGTTACGACGAGGCCGAGCACTACTTGAGCAGCAGCCTGGCGCTGCGCGAGAAGAGCGGCGATCGCCTGGCGGTGGCGCGGGCCTACAACAACCTCGGCTTGCTGGCGCGGGCACGCCGGCGCTTCTCGGAAGCACTGGAGTACCACCGCAAGAGCATGGAGATCCGCCAGGAGCTCGAGGATCACGCCGGCGTGGCCCGAGGATTGGTCAACCTGGCCTGGGTCCACCTGGAAATGAAGGATCTCGGCCGTTCCGAAGATCTGGCGCGACGGGCTGCTGCACTGAGCGAGCAGCTCGGCTCGCGCTCGAGCTGGGCGAGCGCGAAGGGGCTGCAGGGCGAAATCTTCCTGGCCCAGGGGCGGAGGGTCGAGGCGCGAGCCGCTCTCGAGGAAGCGGTGCGCCTGGCGCGCGATGTGAGCGACGTGGCGGAACTCTTCATGGATCTGCGCAAGCAGGCGAGCCTGGAGCTGCTCGAGGGCAATCTCTTGCGGGCGGAAGAGCTCCTCCAGGAGTCCGAGCAGTACATGAGCCAGGCCGGTTCGACTCTGGAAGAGGCGAACTGGCATCGCACCCAAGGCCATCTGCGTCGGGCGCAGGAGGATCGCCGCGGCGCGGCGGTTTCCTACGAACACGCCGGCAACAACCTCGCCCGGCTGGGGGACACGCCGCAGGCGGCGGAATCCTTCCAAGAGGCGGCGCAGCTCTATCACGAGAGCGGCGTCGCAGCACGGGCGCGAGAGCTGGTGGTGCGCACCCGGCAGCTGCTGGAACGCGAGGGCGCCCTGGTTCCGAAGGCGTTGCTCGATCTCGAAGCCCTGGTGGGCGAGGGTGAGCTGCAGCCGGCCGTGCCGGCCGAGGGCTTGCCCGGGGCGGCGGCGCTGCAGCGGGTGTGCGAAGCCGCTGCGAGCCTGGAAGACGCGGGGCAAGCCCTGGAACGGGTTCTCGGCGAAATCCGTCGTTGTGCTGCGGCTCGCTGTGCCTTGTTGCTGGACGCCGACGGGGAGGTGCATCGCGCCTCCGCTCTCGCCCGGGAGTTGGAGCAGCAAGGGATGCATCCGTCGGATTGGGTACGCGCGCGGCCGCGTCTCCTGGCGCGGGCGCAACAAACCCTGCTCCCCCTGTCGTCGGAGGATCTCCAGGACGAGGAGAACGCGGCGCCGTTCTACATCATTCCCGTCGAGGCACGGGAGCGGCGTCTGGGGAGTATCTGGCTCGAGTGGGCCGAAGGCACGCGCTTGCCCGGGGAGGAAGTGCGCCGCGCCATCCGCAGCATGGCGCATGTGCTCGCCATGTTGTTGGAGCGCGATACGCTCCTGCCGGCCGCGGCGGCGCGCGTCGAGGTGATGCCGGCCGGGGCGAAGCGGCTCGGGACCACCCTGGATGACATCATCGGCAAGAGCGGGAAGCGACAGGAGATGATCGCTTTCATCCGCAACGTGCGCGATCTCGACGAGACGGTCCTGCTCCTGGGAGAGAACGGTACGGGTAAGGACGTGATGGCGCGAGCCATCCACGACACCAGCAAGCGGCGGGCGCAGCCCTTCGTCACCATGAACTGCGCCGCCGTGCCGCCGGGACTATGGGAGAGGGAACTCTTCGGCCACGATCGTGGCGCCTTCACCGACGCCCACGAGACCCGACCGGGCTACTTCGAAAGCGCCCACCACGGCACTCTGCTCCTCGACGAAATCGGCGATATGCCCTACGAGATGCAAGCGCGCTTTCTCCGCGTTCTCGAAGACAAGTCCTTCCAGCGGCTGGGAGTTTCGGAATCGATCCGCGTGGACGTGCGCGTCATCGCCGCGACCAACCGCGACCTGGAAGGAGCGATGCGGACCGGTCGCTTCCGGGAAGACCTTTTCCACCGGCTCAACGTCCTGTCCTGGACGGTTCCGCCTTTGCGGGATCGGCGCGAGGACATTCAGGATCTGGCCCTCAACTTCCTCGATCGGCAGGCGCGGGCGCAGCAGCGCGGCTCGAAGCGCCTCTCGGGCGAAGCGCAGCGGGTTCTCATGCAATACACCTGGCCGGGGAACATTCGCGAGCTGCAGAACGCCATGAAGCGATGCTATGCCCTCTCGGCGAATGATGTGATCGTCCCCGAAGATCTGCCACCGGATATCGTGAAAGGAGCCGACGGCACGGAGATCGCAGGCCCGCTGGACATGGAGGCAGTGGCGCGCTGGGTGCTGGAGCATGCTTCGTACTCGAAGGACGACCCGCTGCTCGACCGGCTGGAGCGTGAGATCGCGCGTCAGCTGGTGGACAGGGTCAAGGTGATCGCCCAGGCCGGCAGGCTCCTCGGGCTCAGCCGACCGACGCTGTACGCCAAGCTGCGCCGGTGA